TCTATCATCTTCCCCAACTGCTTAATCGCCTCCTCATTCCGCTTGTAATGCGTCCATTGCCCCAGTCGGGTAGCTATCAGCAGATTGGCCCGCTGTAACATAGACAGGTATTCCGATACGGTAGATTGTGTAAGTCCTGATTTCTGCTGAATATGACCTACACACACGCCGGTTTCCGCAAATTGCCCGCATTCCTGCTTTGGGAAATGCTTCTCAGGTTCCTTCAGCCAGGCTAATATTTCCAGCCTTTTTTTATTGGATAAGGCCTTAAAAATGTCTACTTGGTCCATAGATACAAAGATATCGGAATTACTCGATTTTTGAAGTTAGCGTTTTTATAATGTTTTCATAACAGGAATTTCTGTTATCTTACTGGTATATAGAGAATTTTTTATGGATCTGTTTCAATATAAGAATGGCGTACTGTATTGTGAGGAGCTGCCGGTAGATAGCCTGCCGGAGAAAGGGCTGCCTACTCCTTTT
The DNA window shown above is from Chitinophaga agri and carries:
- a CDS encoding ArsR/SmtB family transcription factor encodes the protein MDQVDIFKALSNKKRLEILAWLKEPEKHFPKQECGQFAETGVCVGHIQQKSGLTQSTVSEYLSMLQRANLLIATRLGQWTHYKRNEEAIKQLGKMIEGEL